In the genome of Streptomyces collinus, one region contains:
- a CDS encoding DNA polymerase III subunit delta', producing MTVWDDLVGQERVSEQLAAAARDADALVTAATTRTPPPEASKMTHAWLFTGPPGAGRNQAARAFAAALQCVSPDRALGGSPGCGFCDGCHTALIGTHADVTTVAAVGTQILADDMRDTVRKSFTSPANGRWQIILVEDAERLNEKSANAVLKAVEEPAPRTVWLLCAPSIEDVLPTIRSRCRHLNLSTPRVDAIADMLVRREGIEPDVAAAAARATQGHVDRARRLATDPAARARRAAVLRLPLRVEDIGGALKAAQELVDAAAEDAKQLAEETDSKETEELKAALGAAQGGRMPRGTAGVMKDLEDKQKRRRTRTQRDSLDLALTDLTAFYRDVLALQLGSRVAIANADAEDALERLARGSSPESTLRRIEAIAACRDALDRNVAPLLAVEAMTMALRAG from the coding sequence ATGACCGTGTGGGACGACCTCGTCGGGCAGGAAAGGGTGAGCGAGCAGCTGGCCGCTGCCGCCCGGGATGCCGACGCCCTGGTCACCGCGGCCACCACCCGCACCCCGCCGCCCGAGGCGTCGAAGATGACGCACGCGTGGCTGTTCACCGGCCCGCCCGGCGCCGGGCGGAACCAGGCGGCGCGGGCGTTCGCGGCGGCGCTGCAGTGCGTCAGCCCCGACCGCGCCCTCGGCGGCTCCCCGGGCTGCGGCTTCTGCGACGGCTGCCACACGGCACTGATCGGCACGCACGCCGACGTCACCACCGTCGCCGCGGTCGGCACGCAGATCCTCGCCGACGACATGCGCGACACCGTCCGCAAGTCGTTCACGTCGCCGGCGAACGGCCGCTGGCAGATCATCCTCGTCGAGGACGCCGAGCGGCTGAACGAGAAGTCGGCCAACGCCGTCCTCAAGGCGGTGGAGGAGCCCGCCCCGCGCACGGTGTGGCTGCTGTGCGCCCCCTCCATCGAGGACGTCCTGCCGACCATCCGCTCCCGCTGCCGTCACCTGAACCTGAGCACACCCAGGGTCGACGCCATCGCCGACATGCTCGTCCGCCGCGAGGGCATCGAGCCGGACGTCGCCGCCGCCGCGGCCCGCGCGACCCAGGGCCATGTCGACCGGGCGCGCCGCCTGGCCACCGACCCGGCCGCGCGCGCCCGCCGCGCCGCCGTGCTCAGGCTGCCGCTGCGCGTCGAGGACATCGGCGGCGCGCTCAAGGCCGCCCAAGAGCTGGTCGACGCGGCCGCCGAGGACGCCAAGCAGCTCGCGGAGGAGACGGACTCCAAGGAGACCGAGGAGCTGAAGGCCGCGCTCGGCGCCGCCCAGGGCGGCCGCATGCCCCGGGGCACCGCGGGTGTGATGAAAGACCTGGAGGACAAGCAGAAGCGCCGCAGAACGCGCACGCAGCGTGACAGCCTCGACCTCGCCCTGACCGACCTCACGGCCTTCTACCGCGACGTCCTCGCCCTCCAGCTCGGCTCGCGCGTGGCCATCGCCAACGCGGACGCCGAGGACGCCCTGGAGCGACTCGCCCGGGGCAGCTCCCCGGAGTCCACCCTCCGCCGCATCGAGGCGATCGCCGCCTGCCGCGACGCCCTCGACCGCAACGTGGCGCCGCTGCTCGCGGTGGAGGCGATGACCATGGCACTCAGAGCGGGCTGA
- a CDS encoding N5-glutamine methyltransferase family protein, with protein MSNASQSPLPPLPASDRPEAAARLRDALLAASFTADGLLELLGAPAYAALARSETVPALRATRGDTPLEMLVRLFLLQQPVPQARVAEVLPVDACLESGWLARAGGDELVATVDVRPYGGPGGEDWFIVSDLGCAVGGAGGIGRREEGVVLGVGGASMTLAGITVRTPVAAALDLGTGSGIQALHAAQHATRVVATDLNPRALHITALTLALSGTAAADLREGSLFEPVRNDETYDLIVSNPPFVISPGARLTYRDGGMGGDDLCRTLVQQAGDRLSEGGFAQFLANWQHVEGEDWQDRLRSWVPPGCDAWIVQREVQDVNQYAELWLRDAGDHQGHAAEYQARYDAWLDEFEARKVKAVGFGWITLRRTNAAVPSLTVEEWPHPVEQPLGDTIRAHFDRLDHLRGHDDAALLEGHFRLAAEIVQEQVGLPGAEDPEHVVLRQHRGMRRATRVDTVGAGFAGVCDGTMSAGRILDAIAQLIGEDPVLLRDRTPAQIRLLVEQGFLEPVR; from the coding sequence GTGAGTAACGCCAGCCAGTCACCCCTGCCCCCGCTGCCCGCCTCCGACCGTCCCGAAGCCGCCGCCCGGCTCCGGGACGCCCTGCTCGCGGCCTCCTTCACCGCCGACGGACTGCTCGAACTGCTCGGCGCCCCCGCGTACGCGGCACTGGCCCGCAGCGAGACCGTGCCCGCGCTCCGGGCGACCCGCGGGGACACGCCCCTGGAGATGCTCGTCCGGCTGTTCCTGCTCCAGCAGCCCGTGCCGCAAGCGCGCGTTGCGGAGGTCCTGCCCGTGGACGCCTGCCTGGAGAGCGGCTGGCTGGCCCGGGCCGGCGGGGACGAACTCGTCGCGACGGTGGACGTCCGGCCCTACGGCGGTCCCGGCGGCGAGGACTGGTTCATCGTGTCGGACCTCGGCTGCGCGGTCGGCGGCGCCGGCGGGATCGGCCGGCGGGAGGAGGGCGTCGTCCTCGGCGTCGGCGGCGCCTCGATGACCCTCGCGGGCATCACCGTCCGTACGCCCGTCGCCGCCGCGCTCGACCTCGGTACCGGCTCCGGCATCCAGGCCCTGCACGCCGCGCAGCACGCCACGCGGGTGGTGGCCACCGACCTCAACCCGCGTGCCCTGCACATCACCGCCCTGACGCTGGCGCTGTCCGGCACCGCGGCCGCCGACCTGCGCGAGGGCTCCCTCTTCGAGCCCGTGCGAAACGACGAGACGTACGACCTGATCGTCTCCAACCCGCCCTTCGTGATCTCGCCCGGCGCGCGGCTGACCTACCGCGACGGCGGGATGGGCGGGGACGATCTGTGCCGCACGCTCGTTCAACAAGCGGGCGACCGCCTGAGCGAGGGCGGGTTCGCTCAGTTCCTCGCAAACTGGCAGCACGTCGAAGGGGAGGACTGGCAGGACAGGCTCAGGTCCTGGGTGCCCCCGGGCTGCGACGCGTGGATCGTGCAGCGCGAGGTGCAGGACGTCAACCAGTACGCCGAGCTGTGGCTGCGTGACGCGGGCGACCACCAGGGCCACGCGGCGGAGTACCAGGCGCGGTACGACGCATGGCTCGACGAGTTCGAGGCGCGCAAGGTGAAGGCCGTCGGCTTCGGCTGGATCACCCTGCGCAGGACGAATGCCGCCGTGCCCTCGCTGACGGTGGAGGAGTGGCCGCACCCGGTCGAGCAGCCGCTCGGCGACACGATCCGGGCCCACTTCGACCGGCTCGACCACCTGCGCGGCCACGACGACGCCGCGCTGCTCGAAGGGCATTTCCGGCTGGCCGCCGAGATCGTGCAGGAGCAGGTCGGGCTGCCCGGCGCGGAGGACCCCGAGCACGTCGTGCTGCGCCAGCACCGCGGCATGCGCCGGGCGACCCGGGTGGACACGGTCGGTGCGGGCTTCGCGGGCGTGTGCGACGGCACGATGAGCGCGGGCCGCATCCTCGACGCCATCGCCCAGCTGATCGGAGAGGATCCCGTGCTGCTGCGCGACCGCACCCCCGCGCAGATCCGGCTGCTGGTCGAACAGGGGTTCCTGGAGCCGGTCCGCTGA
- the topA gene encoding type I DNA topoisomerase, which produces MSPTSETAKGGRRLVIVESPAKAKTIKGYLGPGYIVEASVGHIRDLPNGAAEVPEKYTGEVRRLGVDVEHDFAPIYVVNADKKAQVKKLKDLLKESDELFLATDEDREGEAIAWHLQEVLKPKVPVKRMVFHEITKAAIQAAVANPRQLNQKLVDAQETRRILDRLYGYEVSPVLWKKVMPRLSAGRVQSVATRLVVERERERIAFRSAEYWDLTGTFATGRAGDSSDPSSLVARLQTVDGRRVAQGRDFDSLGQLKSANTLHLDEANARALAAALEQTRFAVRSVESKPYRRSPYAPFRTTTMQQEASRKLGFGAKATMQVAQKLYENGYITYMRTDSTTLSDTAVAAARAQVTQLYGADYLPPQPRTYAGKVKNAQEAHEAIRPSGDRFRTPAETGLTGDQFKLYELIWKRTVASQMKDATGNSVTVKIGGTAADGRDVEFSASGKTITFHGFLKAYVEGADDPNAELDDRERRLPQVSEGDALSAQEITVDGHATKPPARYTEASLVKELEEREIGRPSTYASIIGTILDRGYVFKKGTALVPSFLSFAVVNLLEKHFGRLVDYDFTAKMEDDLDRIARGEAQSVPWLKRFYFGEGTASGGAADAGNGDGDHLGGLKELVTDLGAIDAREVSSFPVGNDIVLRVGRYGPYIERGEKDTEQHQRADIPDDLAPDELTVDLAEELLAKPSGDYELGTDPATGHTIVAKDGRYGPYVTEVLPEGTPKTGKNAVKPRTASLFKTMSLDTVTLDEALKLMSLPRVVGADAEGQEITAQNGRYGPYLKKGTDSRSLQAEEQLFTITLEEALAIYAQPKQRGRAAAKPPLKELGTDPVSEKPVVVKDGRFGPYVTDGETNATLRSGDSVEDITPERGYELLAEKRAKGPAKKTAKKAAKKAPAKKTTAAKKTAAKKTTTAKKTTAKKTTAKKTAAKTATAANSAED; this is translated from the coding sequence TTGTCCCCGACCAGCGAGACCGCGAAGGGCGGCCGCCGACTCGTCATCGTCGAGTCGCCTGCCAAGGCGAAGACGATCAAGGGCTATCTCGGCCCCGGCTACATCGTCGAGGCGAGCGTCGGGCACATCCGCGACCTTCCCAACGGCGCCGCCGAGGTGCCCGAGAAGTACACCGGCGAGGTCCGCCGCCTCGGTGTGGACGTCGAACACGACTTCGCGCCGATCTATGTGGTCAACGCCGACAAGAAGGCGCAGGTCAAGAAGCTCAAGGACCTGCTGAAGGAGTCCGACGAACTCTTCCTCGCCACCGATGAGGACCGCGAGGGCGAGGCCATCGCCTGGCACCTCCAGGAAGTGCTGAAGCCCAAGGTCCCGGTCAAGCGGATGGTCTTCCACGAGATCACCAAGGCCGCGATCCAGGCCGCCGTGGCCAACCCGCGCCAGCTCAACCAGAAGCTCGTCGACGCCCAGGAGACCCGCCGCATCCTCGACCGCCTCTACGGCTACGAGGTCTCGCCGGTCCTGTGGAAGAAGGTCATGCCGCGCCTGTCGGCCGGCCGTGTCCAGTCGGTCGCCACCCGACTCGTGGTGGAGCGGGAACGCGAGCGCATCGCCTTTCGTTCGGCTGAGTACTGGGACCTGACGGGCACCTTCGCGACCGGCCGCGCCGGAGACTCGTCGGACCCGTCGTCGCTGGTCGCGCGCCTGCAGACCGTCGACGGCAGGCGGGTCGCGCAGGGCCGTGACTTCGACTCCCTGGGACAACTGAAGAGCGCGAACACCCTCCACCTCGACGAGGCGAACGCCCGCGCCCTGGCCGCCGCCCTGGAGCAGACGCGGTTCGCCGTCCGCTCGGTCGAGTCCAAGCCGTACCGCCGCTCGCCGTACGCCCCGTTCCGTACGACGACGATGCAGCAGGAGGCCAGCCGCAAGCTCGGCTTCGGTGCGAAGGCCACCATGCAGGTCGCGCAGAAGCTGTACGAGAACGGCTACATCACCTACATGCGTACGGACTCCACGACCCTGAGCGACACGGCGGTCGCCGCCGCCCGCGCCCAGGTCACGCAGCTGTACGGCGCCGACTACCTGCCGCCGCAGCCGAGGACGTACGCCGGGAAGGTCAAGAACGCGCAGGAGGCCCACGAGGCGATCCGCCCCTCGGGTGATCGTTTCCGCACTCCCGCCGAGACCGGACTGACCGGTGACCAGTTCAAGCTGTACGAGCTGATCTGGAAGCGGACCGTCGCCTCCCAGATGAAGGACGCGACCGGCAACAGCGTCACGGTGAAGATCGGCGGCACGGCGGCCGACGGCCGGGACGTCGAGTTCAGCGCGTCCGGCAAGACGATCACCTTCCACGGCTTCCTGAAGGCCTACGTCGAGGGTGCCGACGACCCGAACGCCGAGCTGGACGACCGCGAGCGCCGGCTGCCCCAGGTCTCCGAGGGTGACGCCCTGAGCGCCCAGGAGATCACGGTCGACGGGCACGCCACCAAGCCCCCGGCCCGCTACACCGAGGCCTCCCTGGTCAAGGAGCTGGAAGAGCGCGAGATCGGCCGCCCGTCGACGTACGCGTCGATCATCGGCACGATCCTCGACCGCGGCTACGTGTTCAAGAAGGGCACGGCCCTGGTGCCGTCCTTCCTGTCCTTCGCCGTGGTCAACCTCCTGGAGAAGCACTTCGGGCGGCTCGTCGACTACGACTTCACCGCCAAGATGGAGGACGACCTCGACCGCATCGCCCGCGGTGAGGCGCAGTCTGTGCCGTGGCTGAAGCGGTTCTACTTCGGCGAGGGCACCGCCAGCGGTGGCGCGGCCGACGCCGGCAACGGCGACGGGGACCACCTCGGCGGCCTCAAGGAGCTGGTGACGGACCTGGGCGCGATCGACGCCCGCGAGGTGTCGTCGTTCCCCGTGGGCAACGACATCGTGCTGCGCGTCGGCCGCTACGGGCCGTACATCGAGCGCGGGGAGAAGGACACCGAGCAGCACCAGCGCGCCGACATCCCCGACGACCTGGCGCCCGACGAGCTGACCGTCGACCTCGCGGAGGAGCTGCTCGCCAAGCCGAGTGGCGACTACGAGCTGGGCACGGACCCGGCCACCGGCCACACGATCGTCGCCAAGGACGGCCGCTACGGCCCGTACGTCACGGAGGTCCTCCCCGAGGGCACCCCGAAGACGGGCAAGAACGCGGTCAAGCCGCGCACGGCGTCCCTGTTCAAGACGATGTCCCTCGACACGGTGACCCTCGACGAGGCCCTCAAGCTGATGTCGCTGCCGCGTGTCGTCGGCGCCGATGCCGAGGGCCAGGAGATCACCGCGCAGAACGGCCGCTACGGCCCGTACCTGAAGAAGGGCACGGACTCGCGCTCGCTCCAGGCCGAGGAGCAGCTCTTCACGATCACGCTGGAGGAGGCGCTGGCGATCTACGCCCAGCCCAAGCAGCGTGGCCGGGCCGCGGCCAAGCCGCCGCTGAAGGAGCTGGGCACCGACCCGGTCAGCGAGAAGCCGGTCGTGGTCAAGGACGGCCGCTTCGGTCCGTACGTCACCGACGGGGAGACCAACGCGACCCTGCGCTCCGGCGACAGCGTCGAGGACATCACCCCGGAGCGCGGTTACGAGCTGCTCGCCGAGAAGCGCGCCAAGGGGCCGGCGAAGAAGACCGCGAAGAAGGCGGCCAAGAAGGCGCCGGCGAAGAAGACGACGGCGGCCAAGAAGACCGCGGCGAAGAAGACCACGACCGCGAAGAAGACGACGGCGAAGAAGACCACCGCGAAGAAGACGGCCGCCAAGACGGCGACCGCCGCCAACTCCGCGGAGGACTGA
- the tmk gene encoding dTMP kinase gives MTRADHPTAPQPAPDDALVADSRERAVRALLRRPQLKRLWSAQLVGGVGDTLALLVLVVLALQAAIAEGSFGGGYRGVAFAVATVFGVRILATLLFGAVLLGPLTALTSQDGPLDRRWTMVGADGLRAALLIVAPLWIDWTPENALAVLLVTAFVMGVAERFWTVCRESAAPALLPAPPPEGATIRPLPDHMDALRRLSLRTGFVAIPLAAVALVVAALFNNLLGAGIDWFGQHQAALASYVAAGLFAASLSVLTFLELPGTRTPRARSPLEGLRRPKTGTGSDKGRTGAMPLLVLACAAVAAAVSAAVAVAVLHAKDLGGGPVLYGLFVAALTGGVVVGIRTAPALVPALSRRRLLALTIAFTGVALLAAGLVPDVTTVLLILALAGVGAGLSANIGHTLLDQETEEYRRSRTTEHLHAVVRVCVALGAVIAPLVAAAIGPHRLESGKFVFAHGGAAFTLMLTGALLLPVAALVLAKVDDRSGVPLRQDLKDALLGGDDPRQGAAATGFFIALEGGDGAGKSTQAEALAEWIRAKGHEVVLTREPGATPVGKRLRSILLDVSSAGLSHRAEALLYAADRAEHIDTVVRPALERGAVVISDRYIDSSVAYQGAGRDLSPTEIARINRWATNGLVPHLTVLLDVAPETARERFTEAPDRLESEPAEFHARVRAGFLTLAAADAGRYLVVDAGQEPEAVTTVIRHRLDQVLPLSEAEIKAQEEARKKAEEEARRKAEEEAARKAEEERLERERQEQLAKLRAEEEERKRRELEEAQRREAERQAEEARRRAEEARRKAEEERARLLAEEKARAEEEARRKAEEERRRKQAEEEARLRAEAEAVRLEKQRKAEAALLRAEEARRLAEAAAAAAEAGPKNSSPKSSAPKNSPAQGAASAAAAQDAATVPTPVVTPGGAGDDTTVLRPVRDDDRGAGRSSGDSEAEVTAELPMPPAAGEQTEVLPPVPPRAGDETEVLPPVRDRDASGAADETAVLPPVRPGDAEETAVLPPVRGDGPADRVPPGYFRKDAPAARPDGTEDRTREMPQVDPDGTPRRRRSDWAEETPLDDLPSLADELLGPHDDEPDDRRGRRGRGGRGR, from the coding sequence ATGACGCGAGCCGACCACCCAACGGCCCCTCAGCCCGCCCCCGACGACGCCCTGGTCGCGGACTCCCGCGAGCGTGCCGTCCGCGCCCTGCTGCGACGACCGCAGCTGAAGCGGTTGTGGAGCGCACAGCTCGTGGGCGGCGTGGGGGACACCCTCGCCCTTCTCGTGCTGGTCGTCCTGGCACTGCAGGCGGCCATCGCCGAAGGTTCGTTCGGGGGCGGCTACCGGGGCGTGGCGTTCGCAGTGGCGACCGTTTTCGGGGTACGCATCCTCGCGACGCTGCTGTTCGGAGCCGTTCTGCTCGGCCCGCTCACCGCGCTCACCTCGCAGGACGGCCCGCTCGACCGCCGCTGGACCATGGTGGGCGCCGACGGGCTGCGCGCCGCGCTGCTCATCGTCGCGCCCCTGTGGATCGACTGGACGCCCGAGAACGCACTGGCCGTCCTGCTCGTCACGGCCTTCGTGATGGGGGTCGCCGAGCGGTTCTGGACGGTGTGCCGTGAGAGCGCCGCGCCCGCGCTGCTCCCCGCCCCGCCGCCGGAGGGGGCGACGATCCGGCCGCTGCCCGACCACATGGACGCCCTGCGCCGCCTGTCGCTGCGCACCGGCTTCGTGGCGATCCCCCTCGCGGCCGTCGCCCTGGTCGTCGCGGCCCTGTTCAACAACCTGCTGGGCGCCGGCATCGACTGGTTCGGCCAGCACCAGGCGGCCCTCGCCTCCTACGTGGCCGCAGGCCTGTTCGCCGCGTCCCTGTCCGTGCTGACCTTCCTGGAGCTGCCCGGCACGCGCACCCCGCGCGCGCGGTCGCCGCTCGAAGGCCTGCGCCGCCCGAAGACCGGCACCGGCTCCGACAAGGGCCGCACCGGCGCGATGCCGCTGCTGGTCCTGGCCTGCGCGGCCGTCGCCGCCGCGGTGTCGGCCGCCGTCGCCGTCGCCGTGCTGCACGCCAAGGACCTGGGCGGCGGCCCGGTCCTCTACGGCCTGTTCGTGGCCGCGCTGACCGGCGGTGTCGTCGTCGGCATCCGCACGGCGCCCGCCCTCGTGCCCGCCCTGTCGCGCCGCCGGCTGCTCGCGCTGACGATCGCCTTCACCGGCGTCGCCCTGCTGGCCGCCGGGCTGGTCCCGGACGTCACCACCGTGCTGCTGATCCTCGCGCTGGCCGGAGTCGGCGCGGGCCTGTCCGCCAACATCGGGCACACCCTGCTCGACCAGGAGACCGAGGAGTACCGCCGCTCCCGCACGACGGAGCACCTGCACGCGGTCGTCCGGGTCTGCGTGGCGCTCGGCGCGGTCATCGCCCCGCTGGTGGCGGCGGCGATCGGACCGCACCGGCTGGAGAGCGGCAAGTTCGTCTTCGCGCACGGCGGCGCGGCCTTCACGCTCATGCTGACCGGCGCATTGCTGCTGCCCGTCGCCGCGCTGGTGCTGGCCAAGGTCGACGACCGCTCCGGTGTGCCGCTGCGGCAGGACCTGAAGGACGCGCTGCTCGGCGGCGACGACCCCCGGCAGGGGGCGGCGGCCACCGGCTTCTTCATCGCCCTGGAGGGCGGCGACGGGGCCGGCAAGTCGACGCAGGCCGAGGCGCTCGCGGAGTGGATCCGCGCCAAGGGCCACGAGGTCGTGCTGACGCGCGAGCCGGGGGCGACGCCGGTGGGCAAGCGGCTGCGGTCGATCCTGCTGGATGTGTCGAGCGCGGGTCTGTCCCACCGCGCGGAGGCGCTGCTGTACGCGGCCGACCGGGCCGAGCACATCGACACTGTCGTACGGCCCGCCCTGGAGCGGGGCGCGGTCGTCATCTCCGACCGGTACATCGACTCGTCTGTCGCCTACCAGGGCGCCGGCCGTGATCTCTCGCCGACCGAGATCGCCCGGATCAACCGCTGGGCGACGAACGGGCTGGTGCCGCATCTGACCGTGCTGCTGGATGTCGCCCCGGAGACCGCGCGCGAGCGGTTCACCGAGGCGCCGGACCGACTGGAGTCGGAGCCCGCGGAGTTCCACGCGCGCGTGCGGGCCGGTTTCCTCACCCTGGCCGCGGCCGACGCCGGACGGTACCTGGTGGTGGACGCCGGCCAGGAGCCCGAGGCCGTCACGACGGTCATCCGGCACCGGCTCGACCAGGTGCTGCCGCTGTCGGAGGCCGAGATCAAGGCCCAGGAGGAGGCGCGGAAGAAGGCCGAGGAGGAGGCCCGTCGCAAGGCCGAGGAAGAGGCCGCCCGCAAGGCCGAGGAGGAGCGCCTGGAGCGCGAGCGCCAGGAGCAGCTCGCCAAGCTGCGCGCCGAGGAGGAGGAGCGCAAGCGCCGCGAGCTGGAGGAGGCGCAGCGCCGCGAGGCCGAACGGCAGGCGGAGGAGGCCCGGCGCCGGGCTGAGGAAGCGCGCAGGAAGGCCGAGGAGGAGCGGGCCCGGCTCCTCGCGGAGGAGAAGGCCCGCGCCGAGGAGGAGGCCCGCCGCAAGGCCGAGGAGGAGCGGCGCCGCAAGCAGGCCGAGGAGGAGGCGCGACTGCGTGCCGAGGCCGAGGCGGTCCGCCTGGAGAAGCAGCGCAAGGCCGAGGCGGCACTGCTGCGGGCCGAGGAGGCACGCCGGCTCGCGGAGGCGGCTGCCGCCGCGGCCGAGGCCGGGCCGAAGAACTCGTCCCCCAAGAGCTCCGCCCCGAAGAACTCGCCCGCGCAGGGTGCCGCGTCTGCCGCGGCCGCTCAGGACGCGGCGACCGTGCCCACCCCGGTGGTGACACCGGGCGGTGCGGGGGACGACACGACCGTGCTGCGCCCGGTGCGGGACGACGACCGGGGTGCGGGCCGGTCCTCCGGAGACTCCGAAGCCGAGGTGACGGCGGAGCTGCCGATGCCGCCGGCCGCCGGGGAGCAGACGGAGGTCCTGCCGCCGGTCCCGCCTCGCGCCGGGGACGAGACCGAGGTGCTGCCGCCGGTGCGCGACCGGGACGCCTCCGGAGCGGCCGACGAGACGGCGGTGCTGCCTCCGGTCCGCCCGGGGGACGCCGAGGAGACGGCCGTCCTCCCGCCGGTGCGCGGGGACGGACCGGCGGACCGGGTTCCGCCCGGGTACTTCCGGAAGGACGCCCCGGCCGCCCGGCCCGACGGCACCGAGGACCGTACGCGGGAGATGCCCCAGGTCGACCCCGACGGGACACCGCGCCGCCGCCGGTCCGACTGGGCCGAGGAGACGCCGCTGGACGACCTGCCCTCGCTGGCGGACGAGCTGCTCGGACCGCACGACGACGAGCCGGACGACAGGCGCGGACGCCGGGGCAGGGGCGGCCGGGGGCGCTGA
- a CDS encoding small secreted protein, which translates to MEGTKPVNKKLAAALSGGAVLVLALSGCGGDDSNEKLDSWAKQVCDAVQPQAKKIESANAAIQKETSDNSTPEDVQKTDAQAFQDMSDAYKAIGTAVNKAGAPDVENGEKKQQDAVKELNSISASYASLKKQVDGLDTKDQGEFADGLKDIATELDKLSQSGNDALRNLEEGEVGQAMAKQSSCNAATASAGATQS; encoded by the coding sequence ATGGAAGGGACCAAACCGGTGAACAAGAAGCTCGCGGCCGCACTGTCCGGCGGTGCGGTACTGGTACTGGCGCTGTCGGGCTGCGGCGGCGACGACAGCAACGAGAAGCTGGACTCCTGGGCCAAGCAGGTCTGTGACGCCGTACAGCCTCAGGCCAAGAAGATCGAGTCGGCCAATGCCGCGATCCAGAAGGAGACCTCCGACAACAGCACGCCGGAGGACGTCCAGAAGACCGACGCACAGGCCTTCCAGGACATGTCCGACGCCTACAAGGCGATCGGGACCGCCGTGAACAAGGCCGGGGCCCCGGACGTCGAGAACGGCGAGAAGAAGCAGCAGGACGCGGTCAAGGAGCTCAACTCGATCTCCGCCTCGTACGCCTCGCTGAAGAAGCAGGTGGACGGGCTCGACACCAAGGACCAGGGCGAGTTCGCCGACGGCCTGAAGGACATCGCCACCGAGCTGGACAAGCTGAGCCAGAGCGGGAACGACGCCCTCAGGAACCTGGAGGAGGGCGAGGTCGGCCAGGCGATGGCCAAGCAGTCCAGCTGCAACGCGGCCACGGCGTCGGCGGGGGCGACGCAGAGCTGA